From one Lolium rigidum isolate FL_2022 chromosome 4, APGP_CSIRO_Lrig_0.1, whole genome shotgun sequence genomic stretch:
- the LOC124649393 gene encoding uncharacterized protein LOC124649393, translating into MEERIHRRQEPRTTADPALSSGDDESTDGEFEFPCFLGHNHGSPALADDLFADGRIRPATFYPVFGRRSSVTHGLAPAPAPATERRTRGQLGRLFLEESRAWNSSSSSSTGSSASTSSSAATDDLEGAAPESYCVWAPGASSPRPRKSGSTGSSVARWRRISDLVVGRSHSDGKEKFLFLPANPPPAPIKNPATKPSASKKKTEIGTVGAAQRMATQYGTAKAAGAATPRRTFLPYREELVGFFASVHGISRSHPHPY; encoded by the coding sequence ATGGAGGAAAGGATCCACCGGCGCCAGGAACCGCGAACCACCGCCGACCCCGCGCTCTCCTCGGGGGACGACGAGTCGACTGACGGGGAGTTCGAGTTCCCCTGCTTCCTCGGCCACAACCACGGATCACCCGCGCTGGCCGACGACCTCTTCGCCGACGGCCGCATCAGGCCCGCCACTTTCTACCCGGTCTTCGGCCGCCGCTCGTCGGTAACCCACGGCCTcgccccggcgccggcgccggcgacagaGCGGAGGACGAGAGGGCAGCTGGGCCGGCTCTTCCTCGAGGAGTCCCGCGCGTGGAACAGCTCCTCGTCCTCCAGCACCGGCTCGTCCGCGTCCACGTCGTCCTCCGCGGCGACCGACGACCTGGAAGGCGCGGCGCCGGAGAGCTACTGCGTGTGGGCGCCCGGCGCGTCCTCGCCGCGGCCCAGGAAGAGCGGCTCCACGGGGTCGTCCGTGGCGCGCTGGCGCCGCATCAGCGACCTCGTCGTCGGCCGCAGCCACAGCGACGGCAAGGAGAAGTTCCTCTTCCTCCCGGCCAACCCGCCCCCGGCGCCGATCAAGAACCCTGCGACGAAGCCGAGCGCCAGCAAGAAGAAGACCGAGATCGGCACGGTGGGCGCCGCGCAACGGATGGCGACCCAGTACGGCACCGCCAAGGCGGCTGGCGCGGCCACCCCGCGGCGCACCTTCCTGCCGTACCGCGAGGAGCTCGTCGGCTTCTTCGCCAGCGTCCACGGCATCAGCCGGAGCCACCCACACCCCTACTGA